From the Drechmeria coniospora strain ARSEF 6962 chromosome 02, whole genome shotgun sequence genome, the window CAGCCGTCGACCGGCTTCCCGAACGGGCGCCACAACGGAGGAGCCCCCGGCCGCGACTTTGACGCCGGCTCGATGATGTCCTACATCCCCGACGACGTCTCCTCCGTCCAGGGATCCgcctttggcggcggcgccgccctccaCTCGGCCTTTCCCCCCATGTTCTCGAGCTTCCAGGCCGAGCAGTGGCCGGGCCTCCCCGGCGTGCCGGCgcccggccgcggcggcaaggcgcgCGGTCGCGCCGCCGAGAGCGTCGCGGGCGAGAGCGTCGCCAACTCGGAGCTCACCGACGCCACCTCgagcgtcctcggcggcaagggcgtcggccaaggcggcgtgagcctcggcgccggcctccaCGACGTCGTGACGGGCATGCGGCCGGTGACGTACACGCAGAGCGATCGGCTCAAGAAGTACGTCGAGAGCAACGGGCGCATGACGCAGGCCGGCGGCTACGGTCGCcggtacgacgacgacgagaagagCGTCAGCACGGCCTTTCACAGCCAGGTCGGCGGAGGCTACGActgacggcaccgacgagagGAGATGAGAGACGAcacggcgaaggcgacgaacGCCACTTGACTAGATCTTGACGCTCGGCcgaagcgacggcgacggcgaaaaCGATGTCGacgcgatgccgacggccccGCGCCGAACGCCCGGAAGCAGAGCACGGTGCCGCGAGGCGCCCacgctctcgtcgacggcggcacgcCTCGAGGCGGAGATTCGGCGAGATGCGTGCGCTTCGTCGGTGGCATGGGCGGGGGGGCCGTCTCGgctcgctcgaggccgtccgaggcggcgatcgggcggcaccggcgcagGCCGGCCGGGACATGGCGTCCTCGTATCGGAGGCAACTGGACGGTCGCGAGGCGGCGCACGATGCCTCGCGCGAGGCCGGGGCACGGAGGGACGGTGACGGACGAAGATGATTGCTGGCCGGTCTGTCGAGGAAGGGCAGACGTTGTCGGGGTGCGAAGGTGCGATGATttgcggccgccgagggggaGCAGCCGCTCGCTGGAACAGCCGTCGTTTTCTGCCAGGCCAGACGTGCCACGCGGCAAGGGGAAGACGATGGTGACCGCAGCAGAACAGCCAACAGGCTTGATCTCCCACGGGCGAGCCCCTCTGCGAACATTTGATTTCGGGCCTAGGCTTAATACACTCGTTTGATTGCAGGTGCATCCTGaacggcgacggacgagggaAGCAGCTTGCGCGAGCGCGAAAGGTCCCGTACGGTCACGTGTGCAGGCACGGTAACTTGCGTAGATGCATAGTGTCTCGGTGCAGTTTGTCGTGGGTGGACGTAGAAGCGCAACTTGGGCACCATGTCGGTAGCGTACGAGCGATGGggggagtacggagcaacacggagtacatggagtTCATTTCAACATGGTTCACCATCAATGGTGGACGGTGGACGAATTGTCGGCATATCATTGTGAATACTAACTTGCTCCGTTGCTGTCAAAGGAGGATATGCCTGTTAACGGGGCATcaatataataataaatacggagtatagtTGTGTCACACTATGCATTGTTCGTCAATAGGAGCATGCGTCTCAACAAATGAAATATTAGCCTTGATTTCTACAAAAGAGATTCCGGCTATAGTGGCCTTTTTCTAATAAGCGTTTTCCTCACTATAGGCCTGCTTGGGCACAGTGTTCTTCCTACTGGGACACAGTGGCCTCTGACAAGAAGCCTTGCGCCCCTTATGGGTCTGCTTGGACTAATCCTAATCCGAGCATTTATGCATCTATTTGTACAGTATATTTTGTGTAACAAGTTGTACTATTTCGTCagtgtactctgtgctccgtacatgtaatattTAATTcgtaccagtacggagtactcacagataacatgtactgtacttactgtactccgtactgtatggagtaagtacttatgtaactgtacaagtaaccacaagtacggagtacctattcggagtacttatgttgcaccaaaccagccacaaaaAATGGGCGCCTCAGTCAATGTGGACTTAGTAGGTGTAATATTATGcgacggagtacttgtggttATTGCAATTACTGTcacggcactccgtacgcatACGTACCAAGTAGGTATAGATGGagcaataataatactattTAGTACCCAGCACAAGTAAGTCTATGTACTCTTGGTAGGGGTAACCCTATGCTGCTGAGCCTGTACCGAGCACTCCGCGTACTTAGTGAAAGCTCAagtgtacttggttgtaccTGTTACTGGACGTTcctacaagtagttgtaacCACTTAGTACCTATCTgctactaagtacttaatacttgcttaagtagtacggagtactgtacaggacAGAGTATGGGGTACACCGACGCTGTCGCACATGAGTACCTGGAACTcactgtaggtacaagtactgtttGGTACTGATGATGAAGGTGTTTGgagctacggagtacagtactttcaagttctgtacttacttactgcagGCGCATCTACGGAAtcggagcaagtactccatgcCTTGAATTATTACTTACACTAACCTAACCTGGTAGGTTCGTTCGATGAATAACAAGCTTCCGAGTAGTGCACCGTTACCCGCATCAACGAATTCCACAGCCGCCCAGTCCTTGTCCTTTCTTCCCTTGCGCTACATCCGTTCCCGTCTGTCTCAACCGCTAATTACCTTCCTCCACCATCCGGGCCTGTTCCTCTCTCCGTCCATCTCCTGctaccccccctccccccgcgACAACGCCGCGGCGAGATGATGCCgggccgctcgtcgtcgccatgctgaATCAACTTCAGAGCCGGGCCGGGCGCCGCATGCTGACCCTCGtcaccctcctcggcgtcatcgtcgtcctgtGGACCAGGTTCGGCCCCCCCAGTTCCCCTGCCATCCGCGTGGGCAATTTCCGGCTCGTGCCTAGCAGCTTCGACTGGAGCCAGGCACAGGTCTTCCACCCGGTCGAGGCGATGATACCGATGCCCGCCGGCAAGGCGAAAAGGTTCCCGACGGTGCAGGCTCGGGCCGggagcgacggcgtcgacgaggtggccaagGCGAGGAAGCTGGCGGTCAAGAAGGCCTTCGAGAAGAGCTGGAAGGCCTACAAGAAGCACGCGTGGACCAAGGACGAGCTGATGCCCCTCTCGGGCAAGGGCAGGCAGACCTTCTCCGGCTGGTCggcccagctcgtcgacgcgctcgacACGCTCTGGATCATGGACCTCCGCGAGGActttgccctcgccgtcaaggaggtggccgtcatcgactgggccaagctcaaggacggcaagacCATCAACCTGTTCGAGGTGACGATCCGCTacctcggcggcctgctcgccgcccacgACCTGTCGCGGGAGCCGGTGCTGCtggccaaggccgtcgagctcgccgacgccctctACGCCGCCTTCGACACCCCCAACAGGCTACCCCCCCACTACCTCGACTACGCCAAGGCGAGGTCGGGCGAGCAGGTGGCCGACTGGAGCATgtcgggcgccgccggcggcaccctcgccctcgagttCACGCGGCTCAGCCAGCTGACGGGCGACGCCAAGTACTACGACGCGACGGAGCGCATCAAGCGCTTCCTCCACCGCTCCCAGAACACGACGCGCATCCCCGGCCTCTGGCCCATGATGATGGACTACCGCCGCGAGGTGGTGACGGGCGACGTCTTCagcatcggcgccggctccgacTCGATGTACGAGTACCTGCCCAAGATGcacgccctcctcggcgggcTCGACGGTCAGTACGAGGACATGACGGTCAAGGCGCTCGACGCGGTCCGGCGCAGCCTCCTCTTCCGGCCCATGACGCCCAAGGACGAGAACATCCTCATGGCCGGCAACGCCGAGTGGTCGGCCGACAAGACGAGGCTCGCCACGGAGATGCAGCATCTCACCtgcttcctcggcggcacctacggcctcgccggccgcctgctAGACCGCGAGGActacgtcgacgtcgcctcccgcctcgccgccggctgcgtCTGGGCCTACGACTCGTTCCCGACCCACATCATGCCCGAgatcggcgagctcgccgcctgcgacAAGATGGACGGTCCGTGCCCGTACGGCGAGCACGCCTTTGCCGGCGCCCGCGCGGCGGGGCTGCCCGAGGGCTTCCTGCGCGTGCGGGATCCGCGGTACCAGCTGCggcccgaggccatcgagagCGTCTTCTACATGTGGCGCATCACCGGCGAACAGCGGTGGCGCGACGCCGCCTGGAGGATGTGGCAGGCCATCGTGcgggagacggagacggagctGGCGTTTGCgtccatcgacgacgtcatgACGCCGTCAGGGCCCAAAGCCGACACGATGGAGGTGAGCCGGCCGATCTCCGAGACCCCGCGAACCCCCGTTGATGCCTTTTTAATGTTCCTTGGCCCGCCCGCCGAGCCTTGGTGCGTGACTGACATGTCGACAGACGTTTTGGCTGGCCGAGACGACCAAGTATTTCTACCTCAttttcgacgacgagagcaccatcaacctcgacgagTGGGTGCTCAACACGGAGGCGCATCCGCTCAAGAGGCCGAAGTGATAACAAGAGGAGTCCTTGCAGCCGCACGCATCC encodes:
- a CDS encoding glycoside hydrolase family 47, coding for MLNQLQSRAGRRMLTLVTLLGVIVVLWTRFGPPSSPAIRVGNFRLVPSSFDWSQAQVFHPVEAMIPMPAGKAKRFPTVQARAGSDGVDEVAKARKLAVKKAFEKSWKAYKKHAWTKDELMPLSGKGRQTFSGWSAQLVDALDTLWIMDLREDFALAVKEVAVIDWAKLKDGKTINLFEVTIRYLGGLLAAHDLSREPVLLAKAVELADALYAAFDTPNRLPPHYLDYAKARSGEQVADWSMSGAAGGTLALEFTRLSQLTGDAKYYDATERIKRFLHRSQNTTRIPGLWPMMMDYRREVVTGDVFSIGAGSDSMYEYLPKMHALLGGLDGQYEDMTVKALDAVRRSLLFRPMTPKDENILMAGNAEWSADKTRLATEMQHLTCFLGGTYGLAGRLLDREDYVDVASRLAAGCVWAYDSFPTHIMPEIGELAACDKMDGPCPYGEHAFAGARAAGLPEGFLRVRDPRYQLRPEAIESVFYMWRITGEQRWRDAAWRMWQAIVRETETELAFASIDDVMTPSGPKADTMETFWLAETTKYFYLIFDDESTINLDEWVLNTEAHPLKRPK